The genomic DNA TGAGCCGATGGGACTAAGCGGAAGTTTTGTATTTAAAAATTTGGGGAAATCCTTGAATTATTATAAAAAAGAAGCCGTGCTTCCCACTGCATTTGATATAGGAATGAAGTACGAAAATCCTGATATTAGAAATTTTACCGGTGTAGCAACAATTTCTAGAACCACAAACGACGAATTGCTTACCTATGCCTGCGGAGCAAGTATTTCACCGATATATCCGTTAAGCGTAAGAATCGGCTGGCAGGAGACGACGGATTCCTTGAACTCGGGTTTGCGCGGGGGGCTTGGCCTTGATTTCGGAAATGTGAGCATAAATTATTCGGCTGAACCATTGAAAAATTTCTCGATGATTCAAAAAATAGGAATTGATATCGCTTTTAACAATATAGTTAACCCGAGTATAGCCTATGACTATTATCTCAACAAAAATTTTGAACTGGCCCGTGAAAAATATCTTAAGGGGGACTATGTGGACTCCCGTCAAAGATTTGAAGAAATACTTTCATTATATCCGAATCATCAGCCTTCAAAGGATTATCTGGCAAAGATAGCTCAAAATCTTGAAAAAGTTGAGCAGAAAACTCAAGTAAAAATAAGCAGATACTTGTCCAAAGCGCGGTTAGCCACGTATGATAATAATTTGCTAAAAGCGTTGAAATACTATAACTATGTACTTGGTATAGACCCTGTTAACGCTCAGGCAATTGAAGGAAAGAAAAATATTGAAGAAAGTAGGCAAAAGCTTGACCGTGGAAAAACTAGAAAGAAAAACGAAAGCAAAATTATTGAACTTTGGTCTCAGGCCAAGGAACTCTACGATAAATCGGATTATGTTTCTGCAAAAGATAAAATTAATGAACTCTTAATATTAGACCCGGATAATGAAGAAGCAAAGAAATATTCAAAAGAAATCAATGCTAAGCTTGAGAAAATATCTAACGTTCAGATTGAGGAAATTTATCTTAAAGGAGTTTTATTGTATAGCGAAGAAAAATACGCGGAAGCTCTGAAATATTTTGATTCGGCAATATTGGCAAGCCCTAACAGGCAGGATGCCGTCAATTACCGAAATTTGTGCATTAAAAAGCTCAAAGAAAAACAAATAAAAGAAAAGGCTGAAAAGTCTTCTGATAAAGATACTAAAATTAAGCAGGAAATAGATGCTCAATACCAGACAGCTTTGAAACTTTATAATTCCGGCAAATTTTCGGAAGCCATGAAAGCATTTAGCGACATTCAAAAGACTTCCGAAGACTATTCCCTGAATCAGTATTCGGAAAACTCAAGAATATATATTTTTAAAATCAAAAGCACTATGGCTGAGAATAATTTCAAAACGGCACAGGACTATGCGCGCAAAGGAAATTTAGAAGCGGCATATGAAGAATATAAAAAGTCGCTTGAAAATAATCCTGAATTTTCTTCTGCAAGAATTGAATATGACAAAGTTTCTGAATTGTTATCAAAAAGATACTACGAAGAAGGAACCAAAGAATTTTCTAAGGGGAATCAGGTGAAAGCAAAAGAATATTTTCAGAAATCACTTCGCTATAAAAGCGATAACGTTGAATCACAAAGAGCTTTGGATAGAATTAAATAGAAATGTAAAAATAATATTCGGAGGGAACACTTATGAAAAAGTTATTGGTAATTTCGTTAGCGGTTTTTTTGTTCATCGGATGCGCAAAAAAAACTTTAGTAAGAACCGGACAACAGGAATCTGCTGCTGTTACAGCGACGGCTACGCAGGAAATGGAGCAAGAGCCTTCGGTTCGTTTCTCGGATTGGGAGAAAATTCCTGAAATGCAGATCGGATACTTTGATTTTGACAAATCAGAATTGACTGAGGCCGCCAGAAATGCTCTCAAGAAAAATGCGGAGTATATGAAAAATAATACGGATTTGACATTTTTAGTTGAAGGACACTGTGATGAAAGAGGCACGGTAGAATATAACCTTGCATTAGGTCAAAGAAGGGCTCTTTCGGTTCGGGAATATTACGCTAAATTAGGAGTTCCTCTTACGAATATCGGCAC from Elusimicrobiota bacterium includes the following:
- the pal gene encoding peptidoglycan-associated lipoprotein Pal, producing the protein MKKLLVISLAVFLFIGCAKKTLVRTGQQESAAVTATATQEMEQEPSVRFSDWEKIPEMQIGYFDFDKSELTEAARNALKKNAEYMKNNTDLTFLVEGHCDERGTVEYNLALGQRRALSVREYYAKLGVPLTNIGTISYGSEKPAVLGSSEESWAKNRRTETRVRNRKQNNE